The Oscarella lobularis chromosome 4, ooOscLobu1.1, whole genome shotgun sequence nucleotide sequence TGTAGGTGTATATTCAAAGAggattttcttttccatcCTAAGAGCATGAACACAGCAGGCAGCAGTCTATTACCTACTATAGAATTACGTCTGTCTCTCTACTAGAGTAACTAGACAATACAACTAATGTCTCTCACCTAGGTAACAAGAGTCTCTGCTCACAGAAACCTTTCTGATTCATTTGGCGTACCCTGTCCAGCTCTTGTGATTTTATgtatctttttcattttctgacGCCAAACATGAAGCGCCAGACTGTTGTTTGCCGGTGGGCCATGAATCTGCATACAATAGAGTGCAGAGTCCTTGACACGAGTAATAATTGCACAAAACAGGTTTCTTTGAGGCCCCAAAAATAGACATCCTCCTGCCCCGTGGCAGATAACATTGTATTACTGGGGGATGTAAGATATAATGATTGGGCTCAGGAGAACGAGGAGAGGCTTTGGACTCAATGGAAACACAGATGTAACGTGCTCTGCCTCCACACCGTCGTCTCATCACGTGAAATCCTTTCTTTACCTCTACAGTACTCAAAAAGATGACGAATCCCGATCCGGTCGTCATCACGGGCATAGCGACTCGCGATCTGCGTTTCAATCTCGGAAAGGGCGTCGGAACGGACGCCGTTCACACGACGTCCGTCTGGGCCTATCCCGTAACGGTGCTCACGACAAATCGTCCCGGTCTCCAAGGCACGGGACTCGGCTTCAcgctcggcggcggcaacgatcTCGTCTGCAAAGCCGCCGAAGAGCTCGCCAAACCGCTTCTCAATCGCAACGTCGAAGATCTAATGGCCGAGTTCGGAAAAGTTTCGCGATCGATAGCCGAACATCCGCAATATCGGTGGCTGGGGCCCCACAAGGGAGCCGTCGGTATAGCGCTCGCTTCGATAACGAACGCCTGCTTCGATTTGTGGAGTAAAGTGCGCGGGGTTCCCCTTTATGAGTTGCTCTTGTCGCTGAGTGTCGACGAGCTGCTCGCCTGCTTGGATTTCAGCTTTCTCGAGGACGAACTGACGGTCGAGCAGGCTCGAAAgatgctcgtcgacgagtggcCGCGTCGCGCCGAACGAATGCCCATCTTGCAGCGAGGCTATCCGTGCTATGACACGGGTTTCGGTTGGCTGCACTTTTCCGACgaggaaatcgaagagaaggcaaaggcggCGTTGAATAAGGGCTTCAAAGCACTCAAACTCAAGGTGGGATCGGCTGATCCGGATCGCGACATTCGTCGAGCTCGTTTAGTGAGGAAAATCGTCGGTCCTGACGTCAAACTAATGTTTGATGTCAACGAGGTCtacaaaaattaataatattgatGATTAAGCAATGATTTCTTGTCCTTTTCCAGCAATGGTCAGTACCTCAAGCTCATAAAATGTGCAAGGCGTTGGCTGAAGTTAATCCATTTTGGATTGAAGAACCCACGCAGCCAGATGACGTTTTTGGACATCAGAGTCTTGTAAAGGCTGGCTACCCTATTGCAGTTGGAGAAGGTAGAGAGACAACAAATTCTGGTTAATTCATACCTGGTAACTTTCTCTAGTCATTCCCAATCGCATCATTTTCAAATCTTTCATGCAGGCCAGGGCTCTGCACTACGTTCAGGCAAGAGAGTCTCTCTCTATGTGGTGCCATAgaaattttctcctttttttctccagGTAGACCCTGTGCGTACTGGAGGCGTAAGCGAATGCATAGTCGTTGCCATGTTAGCGAAAAAATTCGGCTTGAAAATGGTGCCGCACGTTGGCGACGTCGGACAAATCAACCAGCATCTCTGCTTCTTCTATCACATCGCCTTGGGTCACGACGAGTTCTTTCTCGAGCACATGGATCATCTTCATAAATATTTTGTTCATCCCGCCGACGTgcgcgacggcgtttataGAGCGCCGACAGAGCCGGGTGCAAGCTCTGATCTCAAAGACGGTATCTGAGAACGAAAGGAACGGGCTCCCCATTGCTTAGTTTAGTACGTGTGCATGGCAAACTTTTTCGTGCGGTATTTTCATGACAGTTTGACGTAGTACTGGAATTCTGACGCAATCAATGCACATTCATCAACATCAACACAAAAAGAATGACTCCGAGTCGAAAGACGATCGCGTCTTTAGACTGACTCGAACACCGCACCGGCGACAACACATCAAAGCGTCATTGTTTTTCATTATCGTATCTCTCCGTTGGACCAGTGGCCGAGCAGTAGACGCGAATTCCGCTCAGCTTCTGAAACTTAGCCAACATAGACTTGACGATCTGACGGGATCTCAGTATGGTCGTCTTCATCACATCGTCGTCTACGCCGTCAACGCCCAAGTGCTtcggaaaagaagaaatttcgaTAAAATCGTGCGCATGCATGTGTGATTGCTTACGTGGCAAACTTGAGTAACCAACGTATAAACCTGATGGGCGCCAGGGAGCTTTGGGCCGTCGCGGTTTTCGTACATTTCCTCAATTGAATGGCACATATCGACGAGAAGTTCCTTGAGAGGTTTCTTGAATTTGCGCCGCACTTCCTCACTCAATTCGGCGAGAACAGCCTGCATTCCGCGCAAGTTGTTATTGAGAAAAACCGAACGCACGTGAGCCTTCATTTTGTCGATAGCTAAAAACCCACCAAAAACCGTCGCCTGGCGACGAGTcgtcaaaaattttaaaCAACCTACCGCTGCATAACATATCGACTTTCTGTTCGTCcgtctctttttctacaAGAACAAAAGCATCAATTGCACGCgaggtacagtagtagaAGTCCTTGACCTTTAAGAAATTTTGCTATTGTCTTTACGCCGTCAAATGCAGCTGACTTGTTTTGGAGATGTGGCAGCAGTTTCTTTAGATCACCCCAGCGCTGTTGCAACATCGTTTTGAGGACTCCCCCCTGCTGCTTCGCTTTTGAGATGATAGCGAGACAGCCGCTCATCGTTGATTTCTGCGCCGCGAAGGGTTTGATGGATTGGACGAAACTGGTACTCATGATGTTGAGTCCGTGCAAAATGTCCTTAATAAAGGAAGCGAATTTCTTGAACCGGCGGCATTTCTCTTCATTGGTTCCTATGACAAGGGAGggcggggggggggggggggaccAAACGCTATTGCCAAAATCAATGTGCCGCAGAAAATTCGTTCATACGAGgttcgccttcgacgtcttcaggTATAAGTGAAATATCAAAATCGGATTTGTTTGAAAAAATCCAATTTCGCGTTTCATTTGCCAAACGTTCGAATTCTCGAATGTCCTCGTCGACAGCGcgcacgtcttcgtcgtctttgtcgtcttcgaaatCTCCAGACTCGTCGGTCGGCTCccacgacgacaacgacgattcgataACCGTCGGATCCGTCGTCCATTCAACGACAATCGAACTCGCATCCGTCGTCGGAACGATCGcctgtcgacgtcgcaagtcgtcgatttctcgcgacggcaacgcagcggcggcggcggcggcgacgacgacgtcgacgtcgcgtcgcctgCGTCCGGCAATCTTCGAAAAGACGCGATTGGCCAAGTCCTTCACCATTGCGCCGACGTCTCGGAACTTGAGATTGAAGCTGAACTGAACGGGACTCTGTTTGAGAAACGAAACGCGtatgccgccgccgaacgaGCCACCGTTCACGCTGCTGATCTGCACGTCGAACCAAATTCTTTTAATAGAAATGAGTCCGGTCAACAGATTCCGAACGAGCCAacttgccgccgccgcaccGACACGTACGGCAGCTTTTACTCCTTCCAAAATGCCTTTGGCTGCATCGAGCGGCGACCTGGCAGCTACAACCGCTTTTTCCGCGACCCACAATGCTGCATAGGCCGTAGCCCGGAGTGCTTTGCAGGCGACGTTTGCTGCAGCGCAGATCGGGTTAGTAATCCGCGTGCAGCAGCTGTTCCACCCGGGACAGCCTTTGCAACTGCCCCACACTTTCCAACAGCAGCCATTCCATCCAGGACAGCCGACGCAAACtaggaagaagagagaacTACATGTGCCAGTGCGTTTTCTAATTGACTATACCGCTTCCACATGACTTGATAGAGCACAATCCATTGACTTTGTTTTGAGCGTCTCTCAGCTTGCTGGCGGCACTATCAAAAGGCTTCTTTGCTTCATCGACTTTCGCCTGAGCCGCTGCTATTTTTCGTGTGGCTTCGTCGGCACCTTTCTTAACGGCAGCCTGCACGTCAGAGGCCAACTTATTGAGCCACTCGGCCGATAACTCGCCGTGAACTCCGAACGAAGCTTGCTTCAACGAACCGTAGCTCGCGTGAATAGTCAACGTCGCCTGAAAGCCGAAAAACGGCTTCGTCACCGTCATTACGTATTGAGAGTTCGTGATCCTCAGTTCAGCGGACGCGTGGAGAAGGCCAAACAGTTCGACATAGCCCGTCGCGCGCACGTCAATCAAAAGCGGCAGTCGTTGAATTTTCGCTCGAAGAGACGGACCGcgatttcgatcgcttcCGCTCGCGTACATCTTGAAGGCGCCGTTGGCGAGAACGATTGGACTCATTGCCATTTGAACGTCAATCATCCGCGAAGGATCGACCAAGATATCGGCGTTCACTTCGAGTCCGAGAATGTTGAGCGTTCCCTTGAGCTTATATCCCATGGGAATGACGATTCCGGCTATCGTCTTGCCGATGGCCGAGTACGACACTTCGAGTCCCTTAGGAAAGCCTGTGTTCTTGAGCGGAGCTATgagattgacgtcgattccgaAGGCGTAGAGAACCTTTTCGAGAGTCACACCGTTGATGGAAGCGTAGAAATAGTTGTTCTGCGGATTTGTTGAATCGACTCCCACGTACGCTTTCGCCTTCAATTGTCGCTCGGGTCGATCCGGATTGCCGATGTGCACTTCGCCGCCGAGTtcgaacgccgtcggcgcGGCGCCAGGAACGAATTTCACCTTCATTATGACGTTGCCGATGGAGAGCCAATTGAGACCGAACGCTCGCTCCCAAATGCCAATCATTTGCAATTCCGCCTCGAGTTCGCCTGTCGGATTAGCGCGAAACGCGCcgtagaaaagaagagccggttcgtcgagacgaagtTGGCAAGCGATGCCAAacgccggcgccgccgtcgactttACCGCCAATTCAACGCCGACCGATTGGAGCGTCACGCCGCCGCTGAGTTTGATATTGGAGACGGCCGCCGATACGGTGAACGCATTCGTGTcggcaatcgtcgtcgtcaattggaGAGTCTTGTCGCCGACGATGGGTTTGATCAGATTGCAGATGGGATCGTCGTTGCACGGTGGAAGCGACAGAATCGCCGAGATAGTGAGTCCTTTTTTTATGGGACCTAACGTTTTCAACGTCGGTCCCCGAAACGTGACTGCGGCAAAATCGGCGGCCGATACGATGACGCCGATTTTGAGACCCTGGTCGAGAAGGCGAATGACGCCAATCGATTTTCCCGTCACTTGTTGTACGATGTCGGCGAATTTCATATTGGCGAAGTCGaatccgacggcggcggacgaTTTGCCGGCGGCATTCTTTTCCGCATAGAAATTCACGGTGACTCCGGAAAAACCGCCGATGCGCGGTTCACCGGACAGAAAGACGGTATGCTGCTGCTGACGAATCGGTATTTCGACGTACGGATTGACGATTTCAAACGACTTGAAGATGTTTACTTGTATACCGGACGGAAAGAAGGACGATCCTGCGTACTCGACAATTCCGCCAATATTGAGTCCCGTTCCGCTGCCGACGACAACGTACCCACCCGCTGGATTGGTCGCGGGCCTGACTTCGACCGTAAACGAAGCCGGCCCAATCGACCATTGACCGTCGATTCTCGCCGTGACTTTTTTCGGTGATAGCGTCGCGTCAATGCGAAGCTTCGGTTTGAGAAAGCGAACCCAATTGGCGACAATGACCAGAGAGTCGCCCAAGTTCACCGTCACCGTCAACTTGCGTCCGATCGCGTCGTAGACGACATCGCTGACGACGGAATCGAGAACGGCGTTGCTAACGGCGGGCGGCCACGGGATCGAACCCGTGTCtatgttcgtcgtcgaggcgaCTTTTCTTAGCGTGAACGACGTCTTGATTTCGTTCGGCGCCTGCACGATCGTCACCGTCTTCGAGTTGATACGAATGACGTAGGTGAGTTGGCCGTTTGCTGCGTCGCCCGGCAAGGCGAAGCGAGCGCTGACGGAAACGCCCGACGGCCACGGAACGCTCGTTTTGAGAAGATTGCCGAAGCAATTGGGAAGTAGAAGCGGATCGACGGGTcccgtcgagacgacgagaccgaGTGCGGGAACGGTGAGCGTGCCGAAAAACGGCACCGACGTCATGTCGATTCCGCTGATTTTCTTCACGATCGTTGCGAGATTCGACGATTGGaactcgacgccgatcgtcgcCACTTTGCGAGCGCCGCCGTTGTATCGACTGAACATAACGTGAAGTTTTGCGCCGGACCATCCCGATATGGACGGCGTGCCGGAGAGACAGAACGCAAAGTTTTTAACGGATCGATCCCAGTAGGCTTGGAGATTGACACCCTTGAGAACGAAGCTATCAAAGCCAGCGCTAACGAGCGCACTTTTCATCTCGCCTTCGGGTAAAAGCGTCTCGCCGAGCGATTGAAACAAGGCGCCTACATTAACGTCTTTCGTTGGTGAGCCCGTCATTTCATAGGTCGTCGGATTCTTTCGCGTTGCGACGACTTTGAAGACGAAGGCGCCGACCAGCCAGTTGCCTCCAACGACGAAACCATtgagagaaaatcgcgtGAGAAGCGGCTTCGTCTTATCGTaggtgacgtcgaattccACGAGAGCGGCGTCAAGTTCCAAAAAGCCGGTAATAAATTCAATGCTCGCGTCGGCGATTGCCCGTGCGGAAAGTCGTTTCTTGTCCAAATCGATGGCAAAGTAGCTGATCTTGGAGTCGAGTGGACTGGTGCTCGGATTGTCGAAGAAAGttatcgtcgacgcttcTTGAGCAAAATCGGGCACGACCGCTTTGTAGAGCTGGCGCACTGTTAGTTCGTGACCGACTGCGACGTtgcattcgatttttctgCCTGTCACCGTAACGGAAATCTGGTCTGCGCCCAGGATGGGCAGCAGACTCAATGCTACGGCTTCTGGTGAAAAGACACTTTGGAGCTCAGCCGTGATTTCGGCCTGCAGTGTTGGTAGCGCCGCACTGGCAGTGCAGGCGATAAGGAGAAGAAGTAGAGCCTTTTCTGTCGCCTGCATGGAGGTCTTCCACCGTTGGCTTGAAGTGGTGGGAATGAGCGTTTTCTTTGGGAGCAGTTGATTTTTGCCTAGACGAACAATTAGACTCGTCGCCTATGGGACTGGTGTGGAGGTGAGAAAGTTGAGTTCTGGAGACTTTTGCTTGTCCAATTGACGGACACCTTTCTAGGCCATGTCGAAGTGCAAAATTCAGACGCTTCCGACCATATCTGAGCGTCAGTGcgagattttgaaaaaaattctgttttcttttcgctgcTTCTGCATCTCTGGATAGATAAGAACGACAAatctcttcgattttcgctcTAATCAAGGTGACGCACGAGGAATTTGACAAACAGCAAAGTAGACGTGCAACATAGACGTCGAAAAGCGCGATTTGTCACCAAAAAGCGTCAGCTGCGACAAGAATGCATAGAATGAACAACAGAGCTAGCGCGCGCCAAGAGAGAGTTTTGTCTACCAAAAAATCTGATCTAACTAAGAAACTTTAGGACAGTTTTGTAGCTATTAGAGTTCACACGGCGAGCCCATGTACTCGCCTATAGGGGTACTAAAAGCAGCATTCTTCTGAAA carries:
- the LOC136185835 gene encoding mitochondrial enolase superfamily member 1-like, coding for MTNPDPVVITGIATRDLRFNLGKGVGTDAVHTTSVWAYPVTVLTTNRPGLQGTGLGFTLGGGNDLVCKAAEELAKPLLNRNVEDLMAEFGKVSRSIAEHPQYRWLGPHKGAVGIALASITNACFDLWSKVRGVPLYELLLSLSVDELLACLDFSFLEDELTVEQARKMLVDEWPRRAERMPILQRGYPCYDTGFGWLHFSDEEIEEKAKAALNKGFKALKLKVGSADPDRDIRRARLVRKIVGPDVKLMFDVNEQWSVPQAHKMCKALAEVNPFWIEEPTQPDDVFGHQSLVKAGYPIAVGEVIPNRIIFKSFMQARALHYVQVDPVRTGGVSECIVVAMLAKKFGLKMVPHVGDVGQINQHLCFFYHIALGHDEFFLEHMDHLHKYFVHPADVRDGVYRAPTEPGASSDLKDGI
- the LOC136185807 gene encoding uncharacterized protein; its protein translation is MQATEKALLLLLIACTASAALPTLQAEITAELQSVFSPEAVALSLLPILGADQISVTVTGRKIECNVAVGHELTVRQLYKAVVPDFAQEASTITFFDNPSTSPLDSKISYFAIDLDKKRLSARAIADASIEFITGFLELDAALVEFDVTYDKTKPLLTRFSLNGFVVGGNWLVGAFVFKVVATRKNPTTYEMTGSPTKDVNVGALFQSLGETLLPEGEMKSALVSAGFDSFVLKGVNLQAYWDRSVKNFAFCLSGTPSISGWSGAKLHVMFSRYNGGARKVATIGVEFQSSNLATIVKKISGIDMTSVPFFGTLTVPALGLVVSTGPVDPLLLPNCFGNLLKTSVPWPSGVSVSARFALPGDAANGQLTYVIRINSKTVTIVQAPNEIKTSFTLRKVASTTNIDTGSIPWPPAVSNAVLDSVVSDVVYDAIGRKLTVTVNLGDSLVIVANWVRFLKPKLRIDATLSPKKVTARIDGQWSIGPASFTVEVRPATNPAGGYVVVGSGTGLNIGGIVEYAGSSFFPSGIQVNIFKSFEIVNPYVEIPIRQQQHTVFLSGEPRIGGFSGVTVNFYAEKNAAGKSSAAVGFDFANMKFADIVQQVTGKSIGVIRLLDQGLKIGVIVSAADFAAVTFRGPTLKTLGPIKKGLTISAILSLPPCNDDPICNLIKPIVGDKTLQLTTTIADTNAFTVSAAVSNIKLSGGVTLQSVGVELAVKSTAAPAFGIACQLRLDEPALLFYGAFRANPTGELEAELQMIGIWERAFGLNWLSIGNVIMKVKFVPGAAPTAFELGGEVHIGNPDRPERQLKAKAYVGVDSTNPQNNYFYASINGVTLEKVLYAFGIDVNLIAPLKNTGFPKGLEVSYSAIGKTIAGIVIPMGYKLKGTLNILGLEVNADILVDPSRMIDVQMAMSPIVLANGAFKMYASGSDRNRGPSLRAKIQRLPLLIDVRATGYVELFGLLHASAELRITNSQYVMTVTKPFFGFQATLTIHASYGSLKQASFGVHGELSAEWLNKLASDVQAAVKKGADEATRKIAAAQAKVDEAKKPFDSAASKLRDAQNKVNGLCSIKSCGSVCVGCPGWNGCCWKVWGSCKGCPGWNSCCTRITNPICAAANVACKALRATAYAALWVAEKAVVAARSPLDAAKGILEGVKAAVRVGAAAASWLVRNLLTGLISIKRIWFDVQISSVNGGSFGGGIRVSFLKQSPVQFSFNLKFRDVGAMVKDLANRVFSKIAGRRRRDVDVVVAAAAAAALPSREIDDLRRRQAIVPTTDASSIVVEWTTDPTVIESSLSSWEPTDESGDFEDDKDDEDVRAVDEDIREFERLANETRNWIFSNKSDFDISLIPEDVEGEPRTNEEKCRRFKKFASFIKDILHGLNIMSTSFVQSIKPFAAQKSTMSGCLAIISKAKQQGGVLKTMLQQRWGDLKKLLPHLQNKSAAFDGVKTIAKFLKEKETDEQKVDMLCSAIDKMKAHVRSVFLNNNLRGMQAVLAELSEEVRRKFKKPLKELLVDMCHSIEEMYENRDGPKLPGAHQVYTLVTQVCHHLGVDGVDDDVMKTTILRSRQIVKSMLAKFQKLSGIRVYCSATGPTERYDNEKQ